CCCTTGAACAGGCAAAACTAAAcagacaaaaaccacaaaatctACCTCTACCGGTTCAATTTTCACTTAATTCTTGCTGATGCATGTTTTTAAACCAACTTCGCAGAGTCTGTTTGTTTCTACTTAATTTTCACCCCTGACACAATCTAGGAGATGTTTTAAGTAAAACGAACGTGCCAACAGgatggaaaaaggaaacaagacaAACACGGAGGTTACGCTGCACAACAGGTACACATACAGGTGTCTGGACCCGATCAAGTGCCACATTTTAGGATTCACCTGGAAGCAACAGGCAACAACAGACACGGCCCGGCCAGGGAGAGAATCCCCGTCAGTCCCACAGGAGCCCAGCGCAGGACGGGACGGCCCCACCGCGGCTCCGGTTCGCGCTCGGGGAGTCCCGGGGACACCGGCGGGTTCGAGGCTGGAAGCACCGGAGAAGCGAGGGGGTCCCCCGGCCCCCAACCCCGAGCCGGGGCAGCTGCGAGGCCGGGCCCAGCCCGGCGCCCCCTCCTGTCTCGGGACCCAGCCCAGAGACCCGGCAGCGCCCGGCCCTGTGCGagccggggcggccccgctcccgccgcctcCCGCACCTGCTACCGGGCGGCTCCGCGCCGAGGCCGCGGCCCCCGCCGGGTGGAAGGGACAGAGGGCGGGAGGGGACAGCACCGGGAGGGCGACACGGCCCAGGGAGCGGGGCAGGGCGACGCCGGGAGCGGGGCACAGGAGCGCCCCCAGCTCCCGCACGCCTGTGGCCGGTCAGGGGCGGGGAGCGACGGCGGAGCCCCAGTGCGGCGGCGGGGCAGCGCCCGCACGCAGCTCGCGGGCACCGCGGGagcgggccggggccgccgggcggcggcgggagagGGGCGGCCCGAGGGCGGAGGGACGGGGCGGACGAGACCCCGCCGGCAGCGCGAGCCCCACCTaccccggccgccgccgccgcctcccggtGCCGGGCCTGGGCCGCCGCTCCGCGCACCACGTGACCGCGCGGAGGGGGCGGGCGCCCCGCCAGGCGCTTCCGGGTGCGGGGCGGAGGGCGCGCGAGCGCTTCCGGCGGCCGAACAATGCGGTTCCGAGTCGCCGTCCTGGGCTGCGGCGGCGGCTGTAGGTCCCGGCGGGCTGGCGGGGCAAGGGCGGCGGCCCCGGAGCGGGGGCCGGAACGGGCCGCGGCTCccgcgctccccgccgccgccgcctgtGCCGCGGGCCGCGTTCGGCGGGCGGCTCGGCCcggccggggccgcggcgggtcgcggggccgccccgggggCGCGGCTGGCGGCCGGGCCCGGCCTGGCGCTGGGGCGGCGCGGCCCCAGGCCCGGGCGGCGGCTCACGGCGGCTCTCCTCCCCTCTCTAGGTCCGTAGCCGGAAGCCGCGGCGGGCGCTGCGGTGGGAGCGGCCGCGGGTGCCAGCGGGGGGACGCGGCCCGGCGCTACAGGTACCTGTCCCTTTCCTCCCCGCGGCCTCCCGGCTCGGGGAAAGAGCTTCGCGTTCGGGCAATGCTTGAAAAGCTGCACGGGCTCCCGGCTGAGCTGTCCCGGAGCAGCGGGAGGAGCGGGTTCAGGATTCGGCGGCGATCCGCGGCCCGTTAAAGCCGGGGAGGCACCTGCTGCCAGGCCGGCAGGGTCCCGACCAGCCCGGAGTTAGGCTCGGTCTGCCACCCCCGGGATGGAGGGCTTGGCGTTCatttgatgtttgtttttctcttggaGAGCAGTAGTAGTGGGAACTGAACGTGTGTCGAGGCAAGTcacttcttttccattttcagtttctcttggTATGACTCTTGTACTTGCCTGAGGAAGCGGCTGGAACAGTCGTGCACTGTCGACAGCGTAGTACAGCGTTACCTTGGCACGGGCACTGTCACCGCATTTATATTGTAGTGTCCCAATGGCGTGGAAAAATCAGGCTCACAAGTAGCCTTCCAAGAGAAAACATAGAGAAATAGTTCTGTAATGCCTGAAATTCTTTGAAGGTATTTCGCGATGATCTGTTGCTACCGTTTATATTTGCTAAAGGCTATTGCCTcataaaattaaactttttgcCGTAGAAACGGGGATGGGTATGGGCCTGGCTGTTCTGCTCTCTGTAGGTTCAGCAGAACCCGTTGTGCTGCGGAATGATGGTGTGTTTCTGAACTTTCCGTGGTCCCTTGTTTCTGAAGGCGTCtgaaatccttttctttttcttgctgctttttcttagGTGTGCCAAAATGTCAGAAAGATCAGATATTCTTCACTTCAAGTTTGACAATTATGGAGATTCAATGttacagaaaatgaacaaactgagggaagaaaacaaattttgtgATGTTGTGGTCCATATAGACGACATTGAAGTTTATGGGCATAAAATTGTCTTTGCTGCTGGCTCTCCCTTTTTAAGAGATCAGTTCTTACTAAATGACTCCAGAGATGTGAAAATCTCCATCCTGCAGAGTTCAGAAGTGGGGAGGCagctgcttctgtcctgctACAGCGGCGTTCTGGAGTTTCCTGAAATGGAACTGGTGAACTACCTGACGGCCGCAAGCTTTCTGCAGATGAGCCACATTGTCGAACGATGTACACAGGCCCTCTGGAAGTTTATAAAGCCGAAGCAGCCGTTGGAGAGCAAGGAGTGTGAACAGCAGAGTGACTCCTCTGAGCTGAAGGAACATCAAGGAGATGACGACTCTCTGCAGCAAGATTCACCCTGTATCCAGCCTTCAGAAGACAGCATGGACATGGAGGACAGCGATATTCAGATCATCAAGGTGGAGTCCATCGGGGAGGTAACAGAAGTCAGGAATAAGAAGGATCAAAACCAGTTTATTTCTCCTGAACAAACTGCGCTGCATTCCTCAGAGCCTCAACACTTTCTTATCAACTCCACTGTTGAAAACAGAGCAAGTGAAATAGAGCAAAACCACCTCCACAATTACGCCCTTTCCTATGCTGGCAGCGATAACATCATTCTGGCCTCTAAAGATATGTTTGGGCCTAACAACCGCGGTATAGACAAAGGTCTCCAGTGGCATCATCAGTGTCCAAAGTGCACAAGAGTATTTCGGCATCTGGAAAACTACGCTAATCACTTAAAGATGCATAAACTGTTTATGTGTCTGCTCTGTGGCAAGACGTTCACTCAGAAAGGCAATCTCCACCGGCACATGAGAGTGCACGCAGGCATCAAACCCTTCCAATGTAAGATCTGTGGGAAAACGTTCTCTCAGAAATGTTCCTTACAGGACCACCTCAACCTGCACAGCGGGGACAAACCCCATAAGTGTAACTACTGTGACATGGTCTTTGCGCATAAACCCGTTCTGAGGAAACATCTTAAACAGCTACATGGTAAAAACAGCTTTGACAATGCCAATGAAAGAAACGTTCAAGACATAACAGTGGACTTCGATTCATTCACATGTAGCGCTGCTGCAGACAGTAAGGTCTGTCAGCAAGCTGATGCAAGCCAGGTGCTGGATGCAGGGAAGCTGCCTCAGGCTGTGCTCAGTTTAAGAAATGATAGTACCTGCGTCAATTAAGCAATTAGAACCAGCCCTTTGAAGGGATCGTGACTGAGGGGAGCAAACAGTTGGTTTGGGCTCTTACCTAAACTAGTGGTATGCCCTGAAAGGCTACGGATGGATGGCAGGTTGGATTGCAAAACCT
This region of Columba livia isolate bColLiv1 breed racing homer chromosome 19, bColLiv1.pat.W.v2, whole genome shotgun sequence genomic DNA includes:
- the ZBTB26 gene encoding zinc finger and BTB domain-containing protein 26 isoform X2, giving the protein MRFRVAVLGCGGGCRSRRAGGARAAAPERGPERAAAPALPAAAACAAGRVRRAARPGRGRGGSRGRPGGAAGGRARPGAGAARPQARAAAHGGSPPLSRSVAGSRGGRCGGSGRGCQRGDAARRYRCAKMSERSDILHFKFDNYGDSMLQKMNKLREENKFCDVVVHIDDIEVYGHKIVFAAGSPFLRDQFLLNDSRDVKISILQSSEVGRQLLLSCYSGVLEFPEMELVNYLTAASFLQMSHIVERCTQALWKFIKPKQPLESKECEQQSDSSELKEHQGDDDSLQQDSPCIQPSEDSMDMEDSDIQIIKVESIGEVTEVRNKKDQNQFISPEQTALHSSEPQHFLINSTVENRASEIEQNHLHNYALSYAGSDNIILASKDMFGPNNRGIDKGLQWHHQCPKCTRVFRHLENYANHLKMHKLFMCLLCGKTFTQKGNLHRHMRVHAGIKPFQCKICGKTFSQKCSLQDHLNLHSGDKPHKCNYCDMVFAHKPVLRKHLKQLHGKNSFDNANERNVQDITVDFDSFTCSAAADSKVCQQADASQVLDAGKLPQAVLSLRNDSTCVN
- the ZBTB26 gene encoding zinc finger and BTB domain-containing protein 26 isoform X1 is translated as MSERSDILHFKFDNYGDSMLQKMNKLREENKFCDVVVHIDDIEVYGHKIVFAAGSPFLRDQFLLNDSRDVKISILQSSEVGRQLLLSCYSGVLEFPEMELVNYLTAASFLQMSHIVERCTQALWKFIKPKQPLESKECEQQSDSSELKEHQGDDDSLQQDSPCIQPSEDSMDMEDSDIQIIKVESIGEVTEVRNKKDQNQFISPEQTALHSSEPQHFLINSTVENRASEIEQNHLHNYALSYAGSDNIILASKDMFGPNNRGIDKGLQWHHQCPKCTRVFRHLENYANHLKMHKLFMCLLCGKTFTQKGNLHRHMRVHAGIKPFQCKICGKTFSQKCSLQDHLNLHSGDKPHKCNYCDMVFAHKPVLRKHLKQLHGKNSFDNANERNVQDITVDFDSFTCSAAADSKVCQQADASQVLDAGKLPQAVLSLRNDSTCVN